The following proteins are encoded in a genomic region of Triticum dicoccoides isolate Atlit2015 ecotype Zavitan chromosome 1B, WEW_v2.0, whole genome shotgun sequence:
- the LOC119304106 gene encoding protein transport protein Sec61 subunit gamma-like, producing the protein MDAVDSVVDPLREFAKDNVRLVKRCHKPDRKEFTKVAARTVIWFVIMGFIGFFVKLIFIPINNIIVSSG; encoded by the exons ATGGACGCCGTCGACTCCGTGGTGGACCCCCTCCGCGAGTTCGCCAAGGACAACGTCCGCCTCGTCAAGCGCTGCCACAAGCCCGACCGCAAGG AGTTCACCAAGGTGGCGGCGCGGACGGTGATTTGGTTCGTCATCATGGGGTTCATCGGCTTCTTCGTCAAGCTCATCTTCATCCCCATCAACAACATCATCGTTAGCTCCGGCTAG